From the genome of Vanessa tameamea isolate UH-Manoa-2023 chromosome 16, ilVanTame1 primary haplotype, whole genome shotgun sequence, one region includes:
- the LOC113393943 gene encoding prolactin-releasing peptide receptor-like codes for MQNEWTANETWYNYNISASSNNSQNDNITSTPDPIEDKVIQAAFCTAYTIIFVVGIFGNALVCYAVIRNRAMQTVTNLFITNLALSDILLCVFAVPFTPLYTFLGRWVFGGLLCHIMPYAQGCSVYISTLTLTSIAIDRFFVIIYPFKPRMKIKTCIGLIVFIWVFALSVTFPYGYYMALQDVFCAEKWPSDQIRKAFGAVTTIMQFVLPFIVMAFCYTCVSIKLNDRLKSRPGSKNSKKEDAERERKRRTNRMLIAMVAIFGLSWLPLNLINISSDFYSFAEDWRYYMVLFFIAHFIAMSSTCYNPFLYAWLNENFRKEFKQILPCLGAFVTKKPKRNFNQSERTGMYRSEKTCNGNDTIQESLLTSTVTKPSVRYKIEFNEKLKVYEDDGENISPDEKPEDKPSPNEDCVKMYMFVNKTMATSDKEPIVSAL; via the coding sequence ATGCAGAACGAATGGACAGCCAATGAAACGTGGTACAATTACAACATCAGCGCTTCCAGCAATAACAGCCAAAATGATAATATCACATCAACGCCAGACCCAATCGAGGATAAAGTGATTCAAGCCGCTTTTTGTACAGCTTACACGATTATTTTCGTAGTTGGTATCTTCGGTAATGCCCTTGTTTGCTATGCGGTAATCAGAAACCGAGCCATGCAAACCGTCACTAATCTATTTATCACGAACCTCGCCTTGTCTGACATATTACTTTGTGTATTTGCTGTACCATTTACTCCTCTTTACACTTTCTTGGGTAGATGGGTATTCGGCGGCTTGCTTTGCCATATTATGCCTTACGCACAAGGATGCAGCGtttatatttcaactttaaCACTAACGTCTATAGCTATTGATAGATTCTTCGTGATAATATATCCATTTAAACCTAGAATGAAAATTAAGACTTGTATTGGCCTCATTGTTTTCATTTGGGTATTCGCACTATCAGTAACTTTTCCTTACGGTTATTACATGGCACTTCAAGATGTTTTTTGCGCGGAAAAATGGCCCTCGGATCAGATCCGAAAGGCGTTTGGAGCAGTTACGACTATCATGCAATTTGTTTTACCGTTTATCGTTATGGCATTTTGTTACACTTGcgttagtataaaattaaacgatcGACTTAAATCCAGGCCTGGCAGTAAGAATAGTAAAAAGGAAGACGCAGAAAGAGAAAGGAAGAGACGAACAAACAGAATGCTAATAGCGATGGTCGCGATATTTGGTCTGTCGTGGCTGCCTTTGAATTTGATTAACATAAGTAGTGACTTTTACTCCTTCGCCGAAGACTGGAGATACTACATGGTGTTATTCTTCATAGCACATTTTATAGCAATGTCTTCCACTTGTTACAATCCATTCCTTTACGCGTGGTTAAATGAAAACTTCCGCAAGGAGTTCAAGCAGATACTTCCTTGTCTTGGAGCATTCGTAACAAAAAAACCAAAGAGAAATTTCAACCAATCCGAGAGAACAGGGATGTATCGTTCAGAAAAAACCTGCAATGGAAACGATACGATCCAGGAGTCGTTGTTAACTTCCACCGTAACGAAACCTTCAGTTAGATATAAAATAGAGTTTAATGAAAAATTGAAGGTATATGAAGATGACGGTGAAAACATAAGTCCAGATGAAAAACCAGAGGACAAACCTAGTCCAAATGAAGACTgtgttaaaatgtatatgtttgtaAACAAGACCATGGCGACGTCAGATAAGGAGCCGATTGTTTCTGCTCTTTAA